The sequence GTTTTGTTATCTTCTGCAAATTAGAAATGTGTTGTTAAACATGAAAAGGACAGAGGCCTTTCACTGTGTGCTGCTGTGCAGGAACAGTGTTCCTGCTGTTTGTGTCATGGTTACAGACTCATGGCAAAGTTTAAATgtgattctgttttttaaaacaaggaAGGCTGCTTTGTAGTAACTCCGACGATGTTTAAGGTGTGTTCAGGTTGTCTTTCCAAGAAGTAGCTTGGCTTGCTGAAGAAAACTCATGGACAGGAACATGGCATGTAAACAGACCAGCTCCAAGTTTCACTTTGCTGAGGCTTCATCAGACAGGCTGGAGTCACAGCTACAGATTCCCCAACTGAAACCATGAATCAgtcattgcattttattttgattctGTGAAACTACACCCATGCAGTTTGGGCTGCATGTAGTCGAGAAGCAGACACCTTCACAAAGGACACAAGAGGAagtctttttgttattttaaatgatcAGATATAAATAAGCTGTGCTGTGAATTTCAAAGtgaggaaacaaaataaaagattgaGGGTTTCTCTGAAGAATATTCTCAATGTCGCTCTCCAGCTGAGCCCTTCTGTTGCAGCTGCTGTTGCTTACATGGTTGAGGAGGTGACCTACAGACCAGTCATTATGTTAGTTTGGGACTTTGGTGAATTTGTGTGGCCAGTTTAGATCACAACAGAATTAATTACAGTGAGTATAAATTTGATAAGTTAACACGCACATATATAGATGTATAGCACTGTGTCATATATCATTATTTTTCGGAAAAACCGATAAATATgacatttaaaaccaaagttaaAGCATTAACAAGAGCAGAAGCCCGTTTACAGTTTAAGCGAGTGCAGTGTGGCGTACACTGACTGAGACGGAATTAAAAACGTGCCAAACACAGATCAGAGGACAGGTACTGTTTTTCTCAGGATTTGAATGCTCAAGTTAACTACACTTCCCGGGGAACCTGAACGCAACAGTCTTGTTTTGAAATGTGACGTCAGTGCTACAGGTAAAAAGGCACACCTGTACCGCCACACGGACAAACACGGAGCTAAAATATGCGGAAGTGAAGCGCTACGAGCTGGTTTAGAAAGAGTTTCCATCAAAGTTCCTGCGGCAGTGATGGAGAGACACTGCTGAGCTGCTGGGTGGAGAAGTGTCGAGAGACGGAACCCACATCTGCTCTGAAGCACCTTTCAGCATGTTCTTCAAGAAGGTCGAGGTAAATGGAGCGCCTGTGTTTTCATCCTCTGACAGAGATGGGGCGTCTCTGGCTTTTTACTGGAAACTGACCTGGATAGAAATGCAGCTGAATGAAATCATGTCCACGAAGAAAATACTGCTTTATTATTGATTTGTAGAAACGTTTTTAGCTACTCTCAGATTATTCCAACAGTCTGAAATCCTGTCCTGTTGTCGTGAGGCTTGATTCTCAGTTTAGTGTGAAGAATGCCAGGCGAGTCTGTACTGACTTGACATGTAGTACCGAATAAAAACACGGTGTTTGTATTTGAGAAGCAGGATGTTCAAAGGTTGCACCTAAAGAAAGTAACCCAATAGCTGGTAAATCAGTTTCAGGTTAGGATGGGCACTGGGTCACACCCATGCTAAAGGTTGCCACTGACAGATAGTAACTGTGTGAATGCTGtgagccacttaacactgatacgagcttcacaagcagcagaaacaaaGGAGCTCCGGGCAGGTCTGGGCCTGCATGCAGCCACAGGCCGGAGAGGACAGAGTCTGACACTCTGCTCATGTTTCTAAACTTTACAAATGTACGGATGTTTATTAGAAATGTGTCACTGACATCCTGCTTCCACTCATAGCAAACGGTGACTATAATAAACGTGTGTTGGATGATTTAGTGAAACTAAATTTACATCAGTAATGATGTCAGCTGGACTCTGCACTCTGACTTGATTAAGGAAAATGAAACTGGTTGTAATTGTCAGGTCAATGACAAGCAGGCTATCGGTCCAGACCAACCTGCTGTGAATGCTCTCCCTCTACAATAAATACACACTGGTCTTAGtactctttgttttttaactaaGTACATGAAAGATATTAGAAAAGGAAAGGGCGTTAATAATAAACCATTTCAACATTAAATGTGGAACTTCATTTGGAGCTCTTAAAGACTTTGTGAAGCACGTCGTACCTTTAGGTGTATATTTGGTAATGCCAGCTACAAACTGTAGAAGCTGAGCAGAAACAGGTTGGTGTTGAATGTTGAATCCAATTGTGATTAaaatggtttgtgtgtgttaacaTGAAGAAGGTGCAGTTGGCAGCAGATGATCCGTCTCAGACATGGACAGGTGCAGAGttgcatgttttacagatgaacaATGACATATATTTCCAAAATTgtggaaatgaaaaacattcATATGTCAGAATCACAGTGTTTtagctaaagaaagaaaatcctcCAGGCAGGATAACTGGCAGCTGTGCTTGTAAGCATTGCTTTTCCAGTATTTAGTCATGAGTAAGTGTGTTACAACTCATTACATATGTGGTTATGGCCTCCCTGTTTCATAGTGTGAAGATACATAACACATTACAAAGTTGTTCCAGGTACCGAGCCAGTGACTGCTTCATAGCAGCACTGTTGTAAGAGCTACCAGAAGAGCACCGAGTGACAAACTGTGTTGTACTTTATGAGTTTGACTCTCACTTCAAAATGTATGAATTCTAGTTTCAAAAGTTTGAAAGAGGCCTTTTGCTTTAATTTGTCTCCAATATATTGGAAATGTGTGTAGTATGATGTCATGTGGTGGAGTATATTTCAGTactgactgtgtatgtgtgtttgtgtgcaaggAAAATATGGAGCTGTGGGGCAGCAAGAAGGATGACGCTGAGCCTTTACTTCGTTCGCTGGTAAGAATCTGCTGTCGCTCTCTAAAACTTCCCTACATTAACAAGATAACAGCAGACAAATGTCGTCTGTAACATGCAgacataaaatatacaaagctGTGTGACATCAGACGTGGAAACATTCAGGTTTATCTCCTGCTTATGTTCAGGATAAAACTCTGAAACGGTTTGTGTCTCTCGTCTCGTTTGCATGCTCTATCTCGGTGCAATGTTCccatttctctccctctctgtttgtgtgtgtgtgtatacatatatatttgtatacatgtatatatttttgtctttgaacAGCCCACCCACAGAACATTTGACTATGTGCTGGTCGCCGATAAAGTGGACAATGAGCAAAAGACTTTGAGACAGGAAGCCTTCATAgcacagctgaaaaagaaaaacatacacaTCACTGTGAGTTTCTCCAAAAATCTCTGATGTAACAAAGCACGAACAGCTGAATGAATAAGTGATGATAATGTGTGCGcatgcatgtgtatatgtgtgtgtttcagaggaTTACCCATgacaacaaagacttttttgGCATACGTGCTCCCAGTGAGATGTTTGAAGTCTACCAGTACCTGCTGAAAGTTTCTGACTCTTGCAACTGTTGTGGAGATGAGAAAGGAGCCGTCACCCAGGCAACCAGGTGACAAACTCTTCCTGCAGGAGGAGATGTTGGtgctttcttctctctctcttgcgctcgctcgctctcttgctcgctctctctctcttgcgctctctcactgtctctctctctctcaccccccGCCGAGCCCTTTTCCATCAGAGTCCCATCAGGTTGGATGGGGAGCAACGATGCAGAGCCATTTTCAGATCTCTCCAAAGATgttcagtttttaattaaattaattatacagttttaaacagttgtacagcactttgtttgaaagcgctttataaataaagttattattattattattaccaaatcacaacaatagttgccTCATGGTTCCTAATATTGTGAGATAAACATACAATAACACAATCAGATTTACCTTACTGTACCTGACTGAACATTGTTCAGGGTCCATGAACTGGaggcagacagacaaccatGGAGAGAAGACCGACACAAAGATGAGACTAAGAACACTGCAAGGAAAGACAAAGATGTACTGTTAAACCATCAATAACTAACTAAGATGAAATACACAAATGATAAAATAAGAAAGCGATACCAGGGGTCAGGATAATAAGAAAACTCAAACGCAGAGAAATACAAAACACTGTtaaccaattcaattcaattttatttatatagcaccaaatcacaacaaaagttgcctcaaggcgcttcatagatacagagaaaaacccaacaatcatatgaccccctatgagcagcactttggcgacagtgggaaggaaaaactcccttttaacaggaagaaacctccagcagaaccaggctcagggaggggcggggccatctgctgcgaccggttggggtgagaacCAATAAATAACATAATCCTTCTCAAACCCAAAAGAACTCTGGATTAACCCAGCCACCTAGCAGGCGTTTGCATTTGATCATTATGGGGTGTTGTGTGTAGGATTGTGAGGTGGAATAAGGCTGCGATGGCAAAATGTGAAACAAGTGGCATGCAAATACTTTCTGAATGCACACTAGTGTGAGAGCTCTTTGTGGACTGTTACACAATGCAAGAATGAAACCGTTTAATAAAACTCCTCGTGGAAGGTCTTCTTTCATTTGTGCTAATCTGAGGGTCAGGTTTCACATCGAAATGCAGCAATGCCTGAGTGTGAGTCTGGCCTGCAGCCCGTGTGTTTCCCCTGCGACTTCTTCCCCTCTGTCCTGGCTGTTCTTCACTACACAACTgtcaaataaagacaaaaaggcCCAAAAATAAATCCTAAAAACGCCACGCATCCACACTGTGTTCATTTGAGCCTTTTATCTTTTCTCCAGGATCCGAATTGTTCATTTCATCCTTCATCACACGTACATCAACACAGGAGGTGAGAGAATCTGTAAATCTTTAGCTAACGTGGAAGTACTGTATGTATGTTAATGTGCaactttttttcatgtaaacatgttttgttgTGTCAGAAAACCTGGAAGAGCTGTTAATGAAGGATGTGTTTGAAACGATGTTCTGTCTTCATGAAGTGAGTAAGACTAACCTGCTGCTCTTTACTCGCCATGTTCTCGGTCAACGTGCAAAGCAACTCAAACTACAGCCTCACTAGCAAATCAGATTCAGTTCTGAAGCACAGTAAAGAAACAAAGTACGAAACAAGCACTGAATACTGGCTAAGAATTTGAGCATTAATAGCACTGTAGATTTTATTAAATGACTAATTGTGTAATAGAAATACAAGTATTGTCTTCGTGTTTATGGCTCTTCAAAGTGTGTTTCGTCTTGATAAATGCCAAACATACTTGATTCTGTGAGCACGAAACTCCATCAGttcataaaaatacaaaacagatgaaagatccttattaaatatttacatatgtACAGAAAGTCTGAGAACAATTTAGTATTTGAAACTGTGAGAAAAGACATTAGCTTTCAATCTGTGCTTTGAATTGGCCATAAAATCTTCTTTGTATTACATATTACAGAAATCCTGATGCTTCCTtgtcccccctcccctccctgtgCCTTTCAgagaaagcagcagaaagagctgaggaaaaAATGGGCTCGATGGACAGCTCTGTTTAGCAGACAGCCGGTCAATGACATCAAGTCGGTCTATCCCTGTAACTGTTTTTGAtggtttctctctctgtctaacAGCGTCATgatcccaaaagttgattctgtgcATCTGGACGTCgcgtttcagtgggagaaacatctCGTCACTCGGCCAAGTCACGTCCATCATTAATGTGCAGTCGTCTTTGATCAGTGACAATCTGCACATTAATGATGAAGAGACTTAACAGCCCGTTGTTCATTCAGTGATGCTAGTTTCAGCCATTGTACAAATGTACTATTGATAAGGGACAGCCTACTCTAACCAGCAATTAAGAAAGTTAAATTCAAAttgtatttgtcacatacacagtacaACATGTAGTGAACATGTAGTGAGATGCTTGTGTCCGAGCTGCGGGCAGGCTGCAGACGTGGTGCGCCATTCCAGGGCTCAGTTTTAGCACGGGGGGACCAGCCAGGACCCTCACTGGATACAGGGTGGGACTGGAACTTGCAACTCTCACTCCAAAGGAGTGCACTACACTACACTATCCAGTTGCACTGAATGTGCACTCTAGTGTGAGACAGGCCGGTTGGTTTTGTAGTTAGTGAGCCGTGTGCTTGGTGGCTGGTTGCTCCTGCTTTGCAGTGTAGTGACCATGCctggttttcttgttctccctctTTTAAAGGTAATGGCGGCTTGGTCGTCTCTTTTAGTTTAATTAGTAATAGAAACattagtttaaaataaaaacccctTTTGAGCATGGAGATTTGTTTCTTTGCTATTTACCAAGTTTACTGCTTTGTCTCCTTTTTTCAACCCGACACTTGTTACTGTTGCACATCTGCTGGACCTTTTAGCAGAACGTGACAACTTCTCTTGGCTTCATAAAGCAATGATAGATTTTACGCTGGATTTCTTCAGAGAAGGAaaactgtcatgttttcagAAAGGGAACCTTTGACCTGGTTCATTATTTTAAAGGGTAAATGGTAAAGTGCAGGGTTATAGTGTAccaacatgtgtttgtttgctttctccttGCAGGTCGTACTTCGGGGAGAAGGTGGCTCTGTACTACCTCTGGCTTGCCTGGTACACTAAACTGCTGGTACCAGCTGCTATTCTGGGTGTTATAGTGTTTCTCTATGGCCTCGCCTTTTTCAACACCAACCCTCTTATGTAATAACATCATGTGCTATATTGTTTCTATACAAAACGATGAATCTCAGACAATCTTAaagataaaaatttaaaatacatggCTGAGCCATACCAGTATTATAAGGCCTAATATTGTATCATGTATAATACTTTTGGTCCCCAGTAAGGAAGTGTGCGAGTCCAACATCACGATGTGTCCTCGCTGTGAAAAGAGGTGTGGGACATGGCAACTGTCAGACAGCTGCACCTATGCTAAGGTGACCTTAATTCTTCTGTTAATCTTGTTCTCATGTGTTGTCTCAGGTGTATGCATAAACAGTTCAAATCATTTAACATTCAAAAATACACCTACCAGCTGTAAAGTCCCCTCCCAacagtatttcttcttcttggctgcaaaaaccctttaaagcccccccccctccccctccaatGATACAGAGCTAAGTGAAGAGCTAACAGTCCTGCTCTTGATGTGATTGTTATTATTTTGCTCTTCATCACACACGTGTTGTGTCTGCACAGGTCACACATTTGTTTGACAATGAGGGCACTGTGGCTTTTGCAATGTTCATGGCAATCTGGGGTGAGTGTTTGAGCATCTGTGATGTGTAATTAAATTGGATCTGATGTCTGATTCTTTTGTACTTCTGGGTGAattaaaatgtgtcattttagcCACTCTGTTCTTGGAGCTGTGGAAGAGACACAGAGCTAAACATGTTTCTAAATGGAAGGTCTATGACTGGTGTGAAGAGGAGGTAAGACCTTTAGCTGTGTCTGCGtacaataaaatgttacatGCTGTCGTTTGGGGTCTGCTCTCATATAATGACTGACTTGGCTTAACCACGAACATTCATTCACTGATCTCAAAATGCACACATGAAGAGTTCAAGACTTTCATGTGTGCATAAAGAACTCTGATCAGCTGATAATCATCACCCGTCTGCAGTGATAAGACATTTAATTTGTCACATAAAGTTATTTCTGTCATCTTCAACCTTTACTGCTCTTGTTAAAACCCTTATATTAACACAAATTTCtactttatatatgtttaatgtgtgaatatctgtgtgtgcgcaTCTCATCAGGAGGAACTGATCATGGAACTAGTGAATGATCCAAACTGCAAAGCTAAACAGTTCAGACACTCCTATCTACGGAGTACCCTGGTCCTCATCCTGGTCACACTCATGGTAAGAGACCTGGACCATGCATCACACATCTAAACCTCTAAATATGTAAAACTGAACACGTGCTGTGGATGGAGTTTGGGATGGGGCCTGTGTGCAGCATTCCTTGGTgtgatttttctcagaaactcTAGGACACATCGCTGACTAAAACCAGCTCACAACCACTTTAAAGTCCTGAAACAAGAACTGTAATGCTATATAACTCTCAGGTGCAGAATCTGGATTGATCTTGAAGAACATGAACCTGatttatggaaaataaaaatcagacttttaaaataaaaaaaaacccaaatgaaaTTGTGGCCCactgaataaaagtatgtgttgaTGTGATTGTTTTGCAGTTGATGCTGATTATCGGCCTCGCTCATGCTCTGGTGGTATTTCGAGTTGTCGCTGCGCCCTTGATGTCTGAGAGTAAATGGGAGTTTTTGAAAGACAACGCCAACCTTGTATCTGTTTTTCTTGGAGCTGTGCTGCACTACATCACCATTCAGATCATGACCCGCGTATGTATACCTGGATCTTCATCACTCAGTGTTGGCAGAATGAACAGGAAGAGCATGTTCCGTTTAACCAGCTTAAAATACTATCCAGGGGACCAGGGGACCCCTTTGATTGGTCATTGTTGCACACTGCAACATCTCCCAGCATGTTAAGTTTAAAAGCCAACCTGCACACCCTGCTTAAACAGAGCCAAAAACATGCTGTTTGAACAAGTTTCTTCTGTAAATCTTGCCGTGGGCTGCAGCCAGCTGAAGCTGGGGAGCACACAGTGGTCTCCCTTTGTGTTTGCTGTCTACTATAGCAGCACTCTAGTCTGGGCTGCTGTGGCTCAGGCTGCTGTGGGCTGCCTCATTTCCAAATGGCCTTTGGCCAGACACTGACACTGTCAGAGTGTGAtatttagaaagcacttaaaatCATAGGAAATGCATTGTATATATTTGTAcgtacattttcaaaatataaagtgctttgagtgttgACTTAGAGCACAAGTGAACAgtcggcctcagcctctgcatcTTTTGCCCTGTAATGAGTCTGGGGACCAACTGATGGTGAACCTCTAAAACAGAGAGGCTGTCGTTCTCAAAAGCATGCACAGAAAACCAAAGGATAGTGTATTTGAAACTTGTTTGGCCAAACTTGCTATCAAAACTGCTCCACATTGTCTGGCAACAGACATACAGGAGATTTGCTCTCCTTATTGTCTGTGTAGGTTTGGAAAGAAAGTTGCGTCTTTAAGTCGCGTTCTTTCCCTCCTGATTTTTACCCTTACCATTACCCATGAAGTCGCATTTCAGTTGGATTTTGAAATCTCCCGACTATTACGTGGGCGTTTGGACTGGGCCAATGAGGTCTGATGGTCTCTGCTGTCTTGACACTTCATCCTtgacttcttttgttttcctgcagtCCTGGCAGCCAGTAAAAGTGagtaaaataattttgttgTGCCAGAGCGTCTCACAGCTATCGGAGCATTCAACCTGCCCCTGAAACTGATCTGACAGGTCAATATACAAGATGTGATCAAAACACCTGATGTAATTTGTCCATCAATGCTTTCGTTGTCTGGACCAAAACCCTCACCCTCTGGGTCAAGCTGATTCAGTTCAAGGGTCATCACTAGTCATCTGTTTGTCACTGTATAATCATACCTACATATTACTTTCTTTTCGACCAAACCAACATAATCCTCGTCCAGCATGCCAGTGCCAGCCTTTAAAAGCACTGCTCTATCCATATTCAGTCGAGGAGATCCAAAGAGTCAGAGCAGCATGCCCTCAGGGGGATTAAAGCAAAAGCAGACTAATTTAAAACAGGTATGGGGTTTTTGCCTTTTATAGAACTCAACTGATAATGCTCTTTAGACAAAAAACCTTTACATGTAGTCTTCAAGCTGAAAGACGCAGAGGACAGTTTGACTGGAATCTCCTGAAAAGTGCTGCTGTATGGATCCAACCAACGTGATGCGTATAATTAACTTCTGTGTCTTTAACTCCACCTGCAG comes from Astatotilapia calliptera chromosome 1, fAstCal1.2, whole genome shotgun sequence and encodes:
- the ano9b gene encoding anoctamin-9 — translated: MFFKKVEENMELWGSKKDDAEPLLRSLPTHRTFDYVLVADKVDNEQKTLRQEAFIAQLKKKNIHITRITHDNKDFFGIRAPSEMFEVYQYLLKVSDSCNCCGDEKGAVTQATRIRIVHFILHHTYINTGENLEELLMKDVFETMFCLHERKQQKELRKKWARWTALFSRQPVNDIKSYFGEKVALYYLWLAWYTKLLVPAAILGVIVFLYGLAFFNTNPLIKEVCESNITMCPRCEKRCGTWQLSDSCTYAKVTHLFDNEGTVAFAMFMAIWATLFLELWKRHRAKHVSKWKVYDWCEEEEELIMELVNDPNCKAKQFRHSYLRSTLVLILVTLMLMLIIGLAHALVVFRVVAAPLMSESKWEFLKDNANLVSVFLGAVLHYITIQIMTRVNRWVSLKLCDIEKLNSLAATERSFTVKMFTFQFFTLFSSLFYVAFFLGRINGHPGNYVRLAGHRLEECHPSGCLTDLFIQMAVIMLLKQTLNNIVEFTVPWCKRLVNEKAAKKLERKCGHCYRKACREENGCIEPCDICKHREWLRNYHLASSDAFSLFNEFLEMVIQFSFTTIFVAAFPLAPLLALVNNIFEIRLDAIKMVRLEQRLVPKKTNDIGVWTKLLEAIGVLAVIANGLVIGITSDFIPRLVYRYHYGPCAKGKLDYTDCMEGYINDTLSTAYMNSSNFDAFINPWERHNFSITECSYRDYRNENDYSLKSQFWMVLAVRFAFIILFEHVLVMCKFIAAWFVPDNPTQVKNERLQDKLTRLKHELREKKLSKSTDV